The following coding sequences are from one Geodermatophilus normandii window:
- the murC gene encoding UDP-N-acetylmuramate--L-alanine ligase, with protein MTADATAAWTAPVPSLEELGAVHFVGIGGAGMSGIARILLARGVRVSGSDRRDTPTLLALRALGARVEVGHEAAHLGDADSVVVSSAIREDNPELAAARARGLLVLPRAVALAAVMAGRRSVAVAGTHGKTSTTSMLTVAVQACGVDASFAIGGTLNESGSNAHAGEGDVFVAEADESDRSFLLLAPHGAIVTNVEADHLDNYGDLAAVEAAFDRFLGTVHPGGFVVLCADDPGAARLRGVPTPARVRTYGTAADADLRMVDLDVGPDATSWIAVLDGAVLGRVRIRVPGEHMARNSAAALLAGLELGLPAEGLIAGLERFGGVHRRFELKGVAAGVRVYDDYAHHPTEVTAQLRAARAVAGEGRVVVAFQPHLYSRTREFATAFGAALGLADEVVVMDVYGAREDPVPGVTGALVADAVPLPAGQVAFEPSWSAAAPALAGRARPGDLVITMGAGNVSMLGPEVLAALDGGVPGDDGDPRQ; from the coding sequence GTGACCGCTGACGCGACGGCGGCCTGGACGGCGCCCGTGCCCTCCCTGGAGGAGCTCGGCGCGGTGCACTTCGTCGGGATCGGCGGTGCCGGCATGAGCGGCATCGCGCGCATCCTGCTGGCCCGCGGGGTGCGGGTCTCCGGCAGCGACCGGCGCGACACCCCGACCCTGCTGGCGCTGCGCGCCCTGGGCGCCCGGGTGGAGGTCGGGCACGAGGCCGCCCACCTCGGCGACGCCGACAGCGTGGTGGTCTCCTCCGCGATCCGCGAGGACAACCCCGAGCTCGCCGCCGCCCGCGCCCGCGGGCTGCTGGTGCTGCCGCGCGCGGTGGCGCTCGCCGCGGTCATGGCGGGGCGGCGCAGCGTGGCCGTCGCCGGGACCCACGGCAAGACCTCGACCACCTCCATGCTCACCGTCGCCGTGCAGGCTTGCGGGGTCGACGCGTCCTTCGCCATCGGCGGCACCCTCAACGAGTCGGGCAGCAACGCGCACGCGGGGGAGGGCGACGTCTTCGTCGCCGAGGCCGACGAGAGCGACCGCTCCTTCCTGCTGCTGGCCCCCCACGGGGCGATCGTCACCAACGTCGAGGCCGACCACCTGGACAACTACGGCGACCTCGCCGCGGTCGAGGCGGCCTTCGACCGGTTCCTCGGCACGGTGCACCCCGGCGGGTTCGTCGTCCTCTGCGCCGACGACCCCGGCGCGGCCCGGTTGCGCGGCGTCCCGACGCCGGCCCGGGTGCGCACCTACGGCACCGCCGCGGACGCCGACCTGCGGATGGTCGACCTCGACGTCGGCCCGGACGCCACGAGCTGGATCGCCGTCCTGGACGGCGCGGTGCTCGGCCGGGTCCGGATCCGGGTGCCCGGCGAGCACATGGCCCGCAACAGCGCCGCCGCGCTGCTGGCCGGCCTCGAGCTCGGCCTGCCCGCCGAGGGTCTGATCGCGGGGCTCGAGCGCTTCGGCGGCGTGCACCGCCGGTTCGAGCTCAAGGGCGTGGCCGCGGGGGTGCGCGTCTACGACGACTACGCCCACCACCCGACCGAGGTGACCGCCCAGCTGCGCGCCGCCCGCGCGGTGGCCGGCGAGGGGCGCGTCGTCGTCGCCTTCCAGCCGCACCTCTACAGCCGCACCCGCGAGTTCGCGACCGCCTTCGGCGCCGCCCTCGGCCTGGCCGACGAGGTCGTGGTCATGGACGTGTACGGCGCCCGCGAGGACCCCGTGCCCGGCGTCACCGGGGCGCTGGTGGCCGACGCCGTCCCGCTGCCGGCCGGGCAGGTGGCCTTCGAGCCCTCGTGGTCGGCGGCCGCGCCGGCCCTGGCCGGCCGCGCCCGTCCCGGCGACCTGGTCATCACCATGGGCGCCGGCAACGTCTCGATGCTCGGCCCGGAGGTCCTCGCCGCGCTGGACGGCGGCGTTCCCGGCGACGACGGGGACCCCCGGCAGTGA
- the murG gene encoding undecaprenyldiphospho-muramoylpentapeptide beta-N-acetylglucosaminyltransferase, giving the protein MSPRSVVLAGGGTGGHIEPMLALADALGRRSEAPRITCLGTARGMETRLVPARGYDLRLIPPVPLPRRPTLDLLRVPGRVRRSVAETRALLEELAADVVVGFGGYVALPAYLAARRAGVPVVVHEQNALPGLANRIGARIAARVAVTVPDTPLHRGEHVGMPLRTAISGLDRAARRAEARETFGLDADRPTLLVFGGSQGAASLNRAATAAADALTSAGVQVLHARGPKNTDVSVPPRPAGAAPYVVVDYLERMDLAYAAADLALCRSGAVTVAELSAVGLPAAFVPLPIGNGEQRRNALPVVEAGGGLLVDDADLSPSWIEATLLPLLTDPAALSAYAAHAAAAGVPDADERLADIVLEVATGDR; this is encoded by the coding sequence GTGAGCCCGCGGTCGGTGGTCCTGGCCGGTGGCGGCACCGGCGGCCACATCGAGCCGATGCTGGCGCTGGCCGACGCGCTCGGCCGCCGCTCCGAGGCGCCGCGGATCACCTGCCTGGGCACCGCCCGCGGCATGGAGACCCGGCTGGTGCCCGCCCGCGGCTACGACCTGCGGCTGATCCCGCCCGTCCCGCTGCCCCGCAGGCCCACGCTCGACCTGCTGCGCGTGCCCGGCCGGGTGCGCCGCTCGGTCGCCGAGACCCGCGCGCTGCTCGAGGAGCTGGCCGCCGACGTCGTCGTCGGGTTCGGCGGGTACGTCGCGCTGCCGGCCTACCTGGCCGCCCGGCGCGCGGGGGTGCCGGTGGTCGTGCACGAGCAGAACGCGCTGCCCGGGCTCGCCAACCGGATCGGTGCGCGGATCGCCGCCCGCGTGGCGGTCACCGTGCCGGACACGCCGCTGCACCGCGGCGAGCACGTGGGCATGCCGCTGCGCACGGCGATCAGCGGCCTGGACCGCGCCGCCCGGCGCGCCGAGGCCCGGGAGACCTTCGGCCTGGACGCCGACCGGCCCACGCTGCTGGTCTTCGGCGGCTCGCAGGGCGCGGCCTCGCTCAACCGGGCGGCCACCGCCGCGGCCGACGCGCTCACCTCCGCCGGCGTCCAGGTGCTGCACGCCCGCGGCCCCAAGAACACCGACGTCTCGGTGCCGCCCCGCCCGGCCGGCGCGGCGCCCTACGTCGTCGTCGACTACCTGGAGCGGATGGACCTCGCCTACGCCGCCGCCGACCTGGCGCTGTGCCGCTCGGGCGCGGTGACCGTCGCGGAGCTCTCGGCGGTCGGCCTGCCCGCGGCGTTCGTGCCGCTGCCCATCGGCAACGGCGAGCAGCGGCGCAACGCCCTGCCGGTGGTGGAGGCCGGCGGCGGGCTCCTGGTCGACGACGCCGACCTCTCGCCCTCCTGGATCGAGGCCACCCTGCTGCCGCTCCTGACCGACCCCGCCGCGCTCTCGGCGTACGCCGCGCACGCGGCGGCGGCCGGTGTGCCCGACGCCGACGAGCGGTTGGCCGACATCGTGCTGGAGGTGGCCACCGGTGACCGCTGA
- the mraY gene encoding phospho-N-acetylmuramoyl-pentapeptide-transferase: protein MKSVLIAAAFGLIISILCTPLAVRVFRRRGFGQEIRDDGPESHLSKKGTPTMGGTVIVGATVGGYLLSHLFLIGQPNRGVTASGLLVLFLMVGLGTVGFLDDYLKIRFRRSLGLNKTSKLVGQLVVGVSFAVLAMNFPDEAGVRPASEFVSFVRDIGPLFLGSVGFVILAYLFIAGFSNAVNLTDGLDGLAAGCSAMVCGAYTVISFWQFTHDCSSALVDGCYQVRDPLDITLVAAAGLGACLGFLWWNTSPARIFMGDTGSLALGGLLAGLAVVTRTELLLIVLGGLFVAVTLSVVIQVAFFRATRRRVFRMAPLHHHFELAGWAENTVIVRFWLVTGMAVAFGLGLFYADWLSITGL from the coding sequence GTGAAGTCCGTCCTCATCGCAGCGGCCTTCGGGCTGATCATCTCGATCCTCTGCACGCCGCTGGCCGTCCGGGTCTTCCGCCGGCGCGGCTTCGGGCAGGAGATCCGCGACGACGGTCCCGAGTCCCACCTGTCGAAGAAGGGCACGCCCACCATGGGGGGCACCGTCATCGTCGGTGCGACGGTCGGCGGGTACCTGCTCTCGCACCTGTTCCTCATCGGCCAGCCCAACCGCGGGGTCACCGCCAGCGGGCTGCTGGTGCTCTTCCTCATGGTGGGCCTGGGCACCGTCGGCTTCCTCGACGACTACCTCAAGATCCGGTTCCGGCGGAGCCTCGGCCTCAACAAGACGTCGAAGCTGGTCGGCCAGCTGGTCGTCGGCGTCTCCTTCGCCGTGCTCGCCATGAACTTCCCGGACGAGGCCGGCGTGCGGCCGGCCTCCGAGTTCGTCTCCTTCGTCCGCGACATCGGGCCGCTGTTCCTCGGCTCGGTCGGGTTCGTGATCCTGGCCTACCTGTTCATCGCCGGGTTCTCCAACGCGGTCAACCTGACCGACGGCCTCGACGGGCTGGCGGCCGGCTGCTCGGCCATGGTCTGCGGCGCCTACACGGTCATCTCGTTCTGGCAGTTCACCCACGACTGCTCCAGCGCGCTCGTCGACGGCTGCTACCAGGTGCGCGACCCGCTCGACATCACGCTGGTGGCCGCCGCCGGCCTCGGCGCCTGCCTGGGCTTCCTGTGGTGGAACACCAGCCCGGCGCGGATCTTCATGGGCGACACCGGCTCGCTGGCCCTCGGCGGCCTGCTGGCCGGGCTGGCCGTCGTCACCCGCACCGAGCTGCTGCTCATCGTGCTCGGCGGCCTGTTCGTCGCGGTGACCCTCTCGGTGGTCATCCAGGTGGCCTTCTTCCGCGCCACCCGCCGCCGGGTGTTCCGGATGGCACCGCTGCACCACCACTTCGAGCTGGCCGGGTGGGCGGAGAACACCGTCATCGTGCGGTTCTGGCTGGTCACCGGCATGGCCGTGGCCTTCGGCCTCGGACTGTTCTACGCCGACTGGCTGTCCATCACCGGGCTGTGA
- a CDS encoding UDP-N-acetylmuramoyl-tripeptide--D-alanyl-D-alanine ligase — protein sequence MIALTLAEVAEAVGAALPHAAEGTVTGVTLDSRTVGPGDLFVAVAGERVDGHDFLDAAAAAGAVAALTTRPGGPLPALVVDDAVAALGRLAAAVHTRLAADGPRAGGLLTIGITGSSGKTSTKDLLGQVLAAAGPTVSPPGSFNNDIGLPLTVLSADETTRHLVLEMGARGVGHIARLCGVARPDVGVVLNVGSAHLGEFGSVDGIALAKGELVEALPESGTAVLNADDPRVLGMAPRTRARVVTTGRSADADVRATGVTLDDAARARFTLAAAGEEHPVALQVVGEHQVANALSAAAAALAAGMTPAAVAAALSAARPRSRWRMEVTRRADGVTVVNDAYNANPESMRAALAALAGLPATRRVAVLGGMAELGPDADAEHERLGRDAVAAGVDLLVAVGPDGVGMVAGATAAGARHGQGAGGGHGTAAVSVPDRAAALDLLSEVLVPGDVVLVKASRSHGLEVLADGLLTADGADGDRAGAGA from the coding sequence GTGATCGCCCTGACCCTCGCCGAGGTCGCGGAGGCCGTCGGCGCAGCGCTTCCGCACGCCGCCGAGGGGACCGTCACCGGCGTCACCCTCGACTCGCGCACCGTCGGCCCCGGCGACCTGTTCGTCGCCGTCGCCGGCGAGCGCGTCGACGGGCACGACTTCCTCGACGCCGCGGCCGCCGCCGGTGCCGTCGCCGCGCTGACCACCCGCCCCGGTGGCCCGCTGCCGGCGCTGGTCGTCGACGACGCCGTCGCCGCGTTGGGCCGGCTGGCCGCCGCCGTGCACACCCGGCTGGCCGCGGACGGCCCGCGGGCGGGCGGGTTGCTGACGATCGGCATCACCGGCTCCTCGGGCAAGACCTCGACCAAGGACCTGCTCGGCCAGGTGCTCGCCGCCGCCGGGCCCACGGTCAGCCCGCCCGGCTCCTTCAACAACGACATCGGCCTGCCGCTCACCGTGCTGTCGGCCGACGAGACGACCCGCCACCTGGTGCTGGAGATGGGCGCGCGCGGCGTCGGCCACATCGCCCGGCTGTGCGGCGTCGCCCGGCCCGACGTCGGCGTCGTCCTCAACGTCGGCTCGGCGCACCTCGGGGAGTTCGGCTCGGTCGACGGGATCGCGCTGGCCAAGGGCGAGCTGGTGGAGGCGCTGCCGGAGTCCGGGACCGCCGTCCTCAACGCCGACGACCCGCGGGTGCTCGGGATGGCGCCGCGCACCCGTGCCCGGGTGGTCACCACCGGCCGCTCGGCGGACGCCGACGTCCGCGCCACCGGCGTCACGCTCGACGACGCCGCCCGCGCCCGCTTCACCCTCGCCGCCGCCGGGGAGGAACACCCGGTGGCGCTGCAGGTCGTGGGGGAGCACCAGGTGGCCAACGCGCTGTCGGCCGCCGCCGCCGCGCTGGCCGCCGGCATGACCCCCGCCGCGGTCGCCGCGGCGCTGTCGGCCGCGCGGCCGCGCAGCCGCTGGCGCATGGAGGTCACCCGCCGCGCCGACGGGGTCACCGTGGTCAACGACGCCTACAACGCCAACCCCGAGTCGATGCGCGCCGCCCTCGCCGCGCTCGCCGGGCTCCCCGCGACCCGCCGGGTCGCCGTCCTCGGCGGGATGGCCGAGCTCGGTCCCGACGCCGACGCCGAGCACGAGCGGCTGGGGCGAGACGCGGTCGCCGCCGGGGTCGACCTGCTCGTCGCCGTCGGGCCGGATGGGGTAGGGATGGTGGCGGGTGCCACGGCCGCCGGTGCCCGCCACGGGCAGGGCGCCGGAGGAGGGCACGGGACGGCCGCCGTGTCCGTGCCCGACCGGGCGGCCGCACTCGACTTGCTCTCGGAGGTGCTGGTGCCCGGTGACGTCGTGCTGGTGAAGGCCAGCCGGTCCCACGGGCTGGAGGTCCTGGCGGACGGCCTGCTGACCGCGGACGGGGCCGACGGGGACCGGGCCGGGGCAGGCGCGTGA
- a CDS encoding UDP-N-acetylmuramoyl-L-alanyl-D-glutamate--2,6-diaminopimelate ligase: MSPTGPGSVPRPAGTRPLALSALRDLLGDPVQGDPATTVTGVTLASPEVRPGDLYAALPGARTHGARYAADAAGRGAVAVLTDPAGLEQAAATGLPVCVVDGPRALLGDVAARVYGEPARRLPVIGITGTNGKTTTAYLVEAGLAAAGHGTGLIGTVQTRVRARGSETAFPSVRTTPEAPVLHALLATMAESGVDTVVMEVSSHALVQGRVGGVPFAAAGFTNLSQDHLDFHRDLEDYFRAKALLFDGRAAREVVVVDDDHGRRLAGMLGDRAVTVSAAGAGADWTATGVEAAPDGGSAFTLTGPGGTWPARVRLPGRFNVTNAVLAVALLDAVGVPVPAALEGIGGAVVPGRMEPVDAGQPFTAVVDYAHTPDAVASALAALRGATTGRLVTVLGCGGDRDPGKRPAMGAAAALGSDHLVVTDDNPRSEDPAAIRAAVLAGVPAERRGSVEEIGDRRAAIARAVALAGPGDTVLVAGKGHESGQEVAGTVTPFDDRAVLREVIAATTAATTAATAATTAGTPAGAARR; encoded by the coding sequence GTGAGCCCGACCGGACCCGGGTCGGTGCCCCGGCCTGCGGGGACCCGCCCGCTCGCCCTCAGCGCGCTGCGCGACCTCCTCGGCGACCCCGTGCAGGGGGATCCCGCGACGACGGTCACCGGCGTCACGCTCGCCTCGCCCGAGGTGCGCCCCGGCGACCTGTACGCCGCGCTCCCCGGCGCCCGCACCCACGGCGCGCGCTACGCCGCCGACGCCGCCGGCCGGGGCGCGGTCGCCGTCCTCACCGACCCCGCGGGCCTGGAGCAGGCCGCCGCCACCGGCCTGCCCGTGTGCGTCGTCGACGGGCCGCGGGCGCTGCTCGGCGACGTCGCCGCCCGGGTGTACGGCGAGCCGGCCCGCCGGCTGCCGGTCATCGGCATCACCGGCACCAACGGCAAGACGACGACGGCGTACCTGGTGGAGGCCGGCCTGGCCGCCGCCGGGCACGGCACCGGCCTGATCGGCACCGTGCAGACCCGCGTGCGCGCGCGGGGGAGCGAGACCGCCTTCCCCAGCGTCCGCACCACGCCCGAGGCGCCCGTGCTGCACGCCCTGCTGGCCACCATGGCCGAGTCCGGGGTCGACACCGTGGTCATGGAGGTCTCCAGCCACGCGCTGGTGCAGGGCCGGGTCGGCGGCGTGCCCTTCGCCGCCGCCGGGTTCACCAACCTCAGCCAGGACCACCTCGACTTCCACCGCGACCTCGAGGACTACTTCCGGGCCAAGGCGCTGCTGTTCGACGGCCGCGCCGCGCGGGAGGTCGTCGTGGTCGACGACGACCACGGCCGCCGCCTGGCCGGGATGCTCGGGGATCGGGCGGTCACCGTCTCGGCAGCGGGGGCCGGGGCGGACTGGACGGCCACCGGCGTCGAGGCCGCCCCGGACGGCGGATCGGCGTTCACCCTCACCGGCCCCGGCGGCACCTGGCCCGCCCGGGTGCGCCTGCCCGGGCGGTTCAACGTCACCAACGCCGTGCTCGCCGTCGCGTTGCTCGACGCGGTCGGCGTCCCGGTACCGGCGGCGCTGGAGGGGATCGGCGGCGCCGTCGTCCCCGGCCGCATGGAGCCGGTCGACGCCGGCCAGCCGTTCACCGCCGTCGTCGACTACGCGCACACCCCGGACGCCGTCGCCTCCGCGCTCGCCGCGCTGCGCGGCGCCACCACCGGCAGGCTGGTGACCGTGCTCGGCTGTGGCGGTGACCGCGACCCCGGCAAGCGCCCGGCGATGGGTGCCGCCGCGGCGCTCGGCAGCGACCACCTCGTCGTCACCGACGACAACCCGCGCTCGGAGGACCCCGCGGCCATCCGCGCCGCCGTCCTCGCCGGCGTGCCGGCCGAGCGGCGCGGGTCGGTCGAGGAGATCGGCGACCGCCGGGCGGCCATCGCCCGCGCCGTCGCGCTGGCAGGCCCCGGCGACACCGTCCTGGTGGCCGGCAAGGGACACGAGTCGGGTCAGGAGGTCGCCGGCACCGTGACGCCGTTCGACGACCGCGCGGTGCTGCGCGAGGTCATCGCCGCCACCACCGCCGCCACCACTGCCGCCACCGCCGCCACCACCGCCGGCACGCCCGCCGGGGCGGCCCGCCGGTGA
- a CDS encoding peptidoglycan D,D-transpeptidase FtsI family protein — protein MPRSGAFAPRRAPGSRRVGRPLTSGPGRLWWGLVLVVVPLLVVTGKLVLLQGVDGGAYANAAEQDRLRTYPIAALRGAIVDRDGNPFAYTVDASRVVADPTVVEDPERTALALTALLDVPVADLTEELTRDGRYVVLARQVSPETVDAIDALDLAGIVFEDDPVRLYPTGTVGGQVIGFVGRDGEGLGGVELRFQDALAGTDGQRRVEVGSGGNPIPSGIDESSPATDGSTVELTIDQDVQYTTEQRLAEACADGATTRASAVVLDVHTGQVVAMGSCPGYDPGQAGSTDPELLGNPVVSDVFEPGSVMKAVTMAAAVEEGKATPDRVLTVNGHIQAGDAVVTDAHDHAPVDWTVTGILAKSSNVGTIMLAREVGDDTLERYLRAFGIGEETGIELPGESAGILQDSADWTESRAANVPIGQGVSVTTLQMASIYQTLANGGVRVPPRVVASVTAPDGTTSTPAAPEPTRVVSEDTADALAHMLEAVVGPGGTAPLGEVEGYRVAGKTGTAQRANPECGCYEGGGYVTTFVGFAPADDPQYVVAVDLERPTSSAEGGQVAAPVFADVMRYVLTEGGVVPSGTPRPDFALTGEDLAEAATGGPAGD, from the coding sequence GTGCCGCGGTCGGGGGCCTTCGCGCCGCGCCGCGCCCCCGGCAGCCGGCGGGTCGGCCGGCCGCTGACCTCCGGCCCCGGGCGGCTGTGGTGGGGCCTGGTCCTCGTCGTCGTCCCGCTGCTGGTGGTCACCGGCAAGCTGGTGCTGCTGCAGGGCGTCGACGGCGGGGCCTACGCCAACGCCGCCGAGCAGGACCGGCTGCGCACCTATCCCATCGCCGCCCTGCGCGGCGCGATCGTCGACCGGGACGGCAACCCCTTCGCCTACACCGTCGACGCCTCGCGGGTGGTGGCCGACCCCACCGTCGTCGAGGACCCCGAGCGCACCGCGCTGGCGCTCACCGCGCTGCTCGACGTGCCGGTGGCCGACCTGACCGAGGAGCTGACCCGGGACGGCCGCTACGTCGTCCTGGCCCGGCAGGTGTCGCCGGAGACCGTCGACGCCATCGACGCGCTCGACCTGGCCGGGATCGTCTTCGAGGACGACCCGGTGCGGCTCTACCCGACCGGGACCGTCGGCGGGCAGGTGATCGGCTTCGTGGGCCGCGACGGCGAGGGCCTGGGCGGTGTCGAGCTGCGCTTCCAGGACGCGCTCGCCGGCACCGACGGGCAGCGGCGGGTCGAGGTGGGCAGCGGCGGCAACCCGATCCCCTCGGGCATCGACGAGTCGTCGCCGGCCACCGACGGCAGCACCGTCGAGCTCACCATCGACCAGGACGTGCAGTACACGACCGAGCAGCGCCTGGCGGAGGCCTGTGCCGACGGCGCGACCACCCGCGCCTCCGCGGTGGTGCTCGACGTGCACACCGGACAGGTCGTGGCGATGGGGTCCTGCCCCGGCTACGACCCCGGGCAGGCCGGCAGCACCGACCCGGAGCTGCTCGGCAACCCGGTGGTCTCCGACGTCTTCGAGCCCGGCTCGGTGATGAAGGCGGTGACCATGGCGGCCGCCGTCGAGGAGGGGAAGGCCACCCCCGACCGGGTGCTCACCGTCAACGGGCACATCCAGGCCGGCGACGCCGTCGTCACCGACGCCCACGACCACGCCCCGGTCGACTGGACGGTGACCGGCATCCTCGCCAAGTCCAGCAACGTCGGGACGATCATGCTGGCCCGCGAGGTCGGCGACGACACGCTCGAGCGCTACCTGCGCGCCTTCGGCATCGGCGAGGAGACCGGCATCGAGCTGCCCGGCGAGAGCGCCGGCATCCTGCAGGACTCCGCCGACTGGACCGAGAGCCGCGCGGCCAACGTGCCGATCGGGCAGGGCGTGTCCGTGACGACGCTGCAGATGGCCTCGATCTACCAGACCCTCGCCAACGGCGGCGTGCGCGTACCGCCTCGGGTGGTCGCCTCGGTGACCGCGCCCGACGGGACGACGTCGACCCCGGCCGCGCCGGAGCCGACCCGCGTGGTCAGCGAGGACACCGCCGACGCCCTCGCCCACATGCTCGAGGCCGTCGTCGGCCCGGGCGGCACGGCACCGCTGGGCGAGGTCGAGGGCTACCGCGTCGCCGGCAAGACGGGGACGGCGCAGCGGGCCAACCCCGAGTGCGGCTGCTACGAGGGCGGCGGCTACGTGACCACGTTCGTCGGGTTCGCCCCCGCCGACGACCCGCAGTACGTCGTCGCGGTCGACCTCGAGCGGCCCACCAGCTCCGCGGAGGGCGGCCAGGTCGCCGCGCCCGTGTTCGCCGACGTCATGCGCTACGTGCTCACCGAGGGCGGGGTGGTGCCCTCCGGCACGCCGCGGCCGGACTTCGCGCTCACCGGTGAGGACCTCGCCGAGGCCGCGACCGGCGGCCCCGCCGGGGACTGA
- the rsmH gene encoding 16S rRNA (cytosine(1402)-N(4))-methyltransferase RsmH: MSTPAVHVPVLLGRVTELLGPACAAEGAVLVDATLGLAGHSLALLDAHPGLRLVGLDRDPQARAEAAARIAAAGHADRVTLVPAVFDELPDVLDRLGLPEVQAVLFDLGVSSLQLDRPERGFSYAGDGPLDMRMDPGAPRSAADVVNTYPAAELARVLRVYGEERFASRIAAAIVRERAREPFSRTERLAHLVRDSIPAATRRTGGHPAKRTFQALRIEVNDELGALQRALPAALDALAVGGRIAVITFHSLEDRIVKQTLAAGATDRTPPELPVRLPEYGPVLRLLTRGGEGPGDDELAANPRAASARVRAAERIRRAA; this comes from the coding sequence GTGAGCACGCCCGCGGTGCACGTCCCGGTCCTCCTCGGCCGCGTCACCGAGCTGCTCGGGCCGGCCTGCGCCGCCGAGGGCGCCGTGCTCGTCGACGCCACCCTCGGCCTGGCCGGCCACTCGCTGGCCCTCCTCGACGCCCACCCCGGGTTGCGCCTGGTCGGCCTCGACCGCGACCCCCAGGCGCGCGCCGAGGCGGCCGCCCGCATCGCCGCCGCCGGCCACGCCGACCGCGTCACCCTCGTCCCGGCCGTCTTCGACGAGCTGCCCGACGTCCTCGACCGGCTCGGCCTGCCCGAGGTACAGGCCGTGCTGTTCGACCTCGGCGTCTCCTCGCTGCAGCTCGACCGCCCCGAGCGCGGTTTCAGCTACGCCGGCGACGGGCCGCTGGACATGCGGATGGACCCCGGCGCCCCGCGCAGCGCCGCCGACGTCGTCAACACCTATCCCGCGGCCGAGCTCGCCCGGGTGCTGCGCGTCTACGGCGAGGAGCGCTTCGCCTCCCGCATCGCCGCGGCGATCGTCCGCGAGCGGGCGCGCGAGCCGTTCAGCCGCACCGAGCGGCTGGCCCACCTGGTGCGCGACTCCATCCCCGCCGCCACCCGCCGCACCGGCGGCCACCCGGCCAAGCGGACCTTCCAGGCGCTGCGGATCGAGGTCAACGACGAGCTCGGCGCCCTGCAGCGGGCGCTGCCCGCGGCGCTGGACGCGCTCGCCGTGGGCGGCCGGATCGCCGTCATCACCTTCCACTCGCTCGAGGACCGCATCGTGAAGCAGACCCTCGCCGCCGGTGCCACCGACCGCACGCCGCCGGAGCTCCCGGTCCGGCTGCCCGAGTACGGCCCCGTGCTGCGCCTGCTCACCCGCGGCGGCGAGGGACCCGGCGACGACGAGCTCGCCGCCAACCCGCGCGCGGCCTCGGCCCGGGTCCGCGCGGCCGAGCGCATCCGGCGGGCCGCGTGA
- the mraZ gene encoding division/cell wall cluster transcriptional repressor MraZ — protein sequence MFVGSFALRLDEKGRLALPVRFRDQVADGMVIKKGQERCVYGLTLARVAEQSRAAASMAPADTAEARMRARMSFGSMVEVEPDKTGRITIPANLRQYAGLDRDVVVVGVDTRFEIWDQATWDAYVEEQEAAYAAMESEGMPTLS from the coding sequence GTGTTCGTCGGCAGCTTCGCGTTGCGTCTGGACGAGAAGGGCCGGCTCGCACTCCCGGTGCGGTTCCGCGACCAGGTGGCCGACGGCATGGTGATCAAGAAGGGGCAGGAGCGCTGCGTCTACGGCCTGACCCTGGCCCGGGTCGCCGAGCAGAGCCGCGCCGCCGCGTCGATGGCCCCCGCCGACACCGCCGAGGCGCGCATGCGGGCCCGCATGAGCTTCGGCTCCATGGTCGAGGTCGAGCCGGACAAGACCGGCCGCATCACCATCCCCGCCAACCTCCGCCAGTACGCCGGCCTCGACCGCGACGTCGTCGTCGTCGGTGTCGACACCCGCTTCGAGATCTGGGACCAGGCCACGTGGGACGCCTACGTGGAGGAGCAGGAGGCGGCCTACGCCGCCATGGAGAGCGAGGGGATGCCCACGCTGTCCTGA